A single region of the Winslowiella toletana genome encodes:
- a CDS encoding DMT family transporter — protein MNLFLAWTALAGAIVMEVAGTMFLGKSEQFSRLYPSLMTVLLYGLSFYLLSQVLKTLPLAVAYASWGGLGIVLTAAISVVVFKQRLDLPAIIGIALIVTGVVVVNGFSKMVAH, from the coding sequence ATGAATCTTTTTCTCGCCTGGACGGCCCTTGCGGGTGCCATCGTCATGGAAGTGGCTGGCACCATGTTTCTCGGCAAGTCAGAGCAATTTTCACGTCTCTATCCGTCCCTGATGACGGTGCTGTTATATGGCCTGTCGTTTTATTTGCTGTCACAGGTGCTGAAAACCCTGCCGCTGGCGGTGGCGTATGCCTCATGGGGCGGGCTGGGGATTGTTTTAACCGCAGCAATTAGTGTGGTGGTGTTTAAGCAGCGGTTGGATCTGCCCGCGATTATCGGTATTGCGCTGATAGTTACCGGGGTGGTGGTGGTCAATGGATTTTCTAAAATGGTCGCGCACTGA